The Streptomyces sp. RKAG293 genome includes a region encoding these proteins:
- a CDS encoding aspartyl/asparaginyl beta-hydroxylase domain-containing protein gives MTPEMEKAFAALREQYGAEAIERVEQMLEPGRQDRHPLQKGAKWIMPGISQRPWHDPYEHQELAPVVHALEAAHSAIRSELAEAWSERRAAFSDYEHYLTRQEDWQALYLYRRGDLVRESADVVPTAFGVLEEYAVDTGKICPLLESHFSTLLPGASIAPHHDLWNFSINLHLAVDIPEGCGITVAGETRSWEEGKCLLFDYSFEHEAWNRGTRPRTALLIDLWHPDTTVPERAALVALITEIRKLMGEG, from the coding sequence ATGACCCCCGAGATGGAGAAGGCCTTCGCCGCACTGCGGGAGCAGTACGGGGCGGAAGCCATCGAGCGCGTCGAGCAGATGCTGGAGCCGGGGCGGCAGGACCGGCACCCGCTGCAGAAGGGCGCCAAGTGGATCATGCCCGGGATCTCGCAGCGCCCGTGGCACGACCCGTACGAACACCAGGAGCTGGCCCCCGTGGTGCACGCTCTCGAAGCCGCGCACTCCGCCATACGAAGCGAGCTGGCGGAGGCCTGGTCCGAGCGCCGGGCCGCGTTCTCGGACTACGAGCACTACCTGACGCGCCAGGAGGACTGGCAGGCGCTGTATCTGTACCGCAGGGGAGACCTGGTGCGGGAGTCGGCGGACGTCGTGCCGACGGCGTTCGGGGTGCTCGAGGAGTACGCGGTCGACACCGGGAAGATCTGCCCGCTCCTGGAGAGCCACTTCTCCACGCTGTTGCCCGGCGCGTCGATCGCCCCGCACCACGACCTGTGGAACTTCAGCATCAATCTGCACCTCGCCGTGGACATCCCGGAGGGCTGCGGCATCACGGTCGCCGGTGAGACCAGGAGCTGGGAGGAGGGCAAGTGCCTGCTGTTCGACTACTCCTTCGAGCACGAGGCGTGGAACCGCGGCACCCGGCCGCGCACCGCCCTGCTGATCGACCTCTGGCACCCCGACACCACGGTCCCGGAGCGGGCGGCGCTCGTCGCCCTCATCACCGAGATCCGGAAGCTGATGGGGGAGGGATGA
- a CDS encoding copper chaperone PCu(A)C encodes MSTPIRDDDRPASGTDGIVLEVPGAVRAALVPVATCVAVLALLTAYTTTGAAGEPPARITVTDARLFRPTNTEATAAFFTLRNSGGTDDILLSVDSPVLGPAMLTRTVVRDGAGRMTPAGPVAVPAHRIVTMDPAGLDVMIQRPPRLPLGERVPFVLRFRDSGVIRVEAVVVRPGA; translated from the coding sequence ATGAGTACGCCGATCCGCGACGACGACCGGCCCGCTTCCGGCACGGACGGCATCGTCCTGGAGGTGCCAGGTGCGGTGCGCGCCGCCCTGGTCCCGGTGGCCACCTGCGTGGCCGTGCTGGCGCTGCTCACCGCCTATACGACGACGGGCGCGGCCGGTGAACCCCCGGCCCGCATCACCGTCACCGACGCCCGGCTCTTCCGGCCCACCAACACCGAGGCGACCGCGGCCTTCTTCACCCTCCGCAACTCCGGCGGCACCGACGACATCCTGCTGTCGGTGGACTCCCCGGTCCTGGGGCCGGCGATGCTCACCCGCACGGTCGTCCGCGACGGAGCCGGCCGGATGACGCCCGCGGGCCCGGTCGCGGTGCCCGCGCACCGCATCGTGACCATGGATCCGGCCGGGCTCGACGTCATGATCCAGCGCCCGCCGCGACTGCCGCTGGGCGAGCGGGTGCCGTTCGTCCTGCGCTTCCGGGACAGCGGGGTCATACGCGTCGAGGCCGTGGTCGTCCGTCCGGGAGCCTGA